Genomic segment of Eubacterium sp. 1001713B170207_170306_E7:
TATGGAACAGCTTTTTTCGACTCTTAAAAAGGCGGGGTTAATCGTCAGTTTAAGGGGCGCAAAGGGTGGGTACATTCTTTCAAGAGAGCCTAAGGACATCAGCATTGGTGAGATTATCCGTGCGCTGGAAGGACCCATTGAGCTGGCCGACTGTGTTGGCGGCCCAGAGGGCTATGTTTGCAGGAAATCGGGCGAATGTGTCACCAGAGGACTCTGGATGGAAATCAGAGACAGTATTAATAACATCATTGATAACCGGTCTTTACAAGACTTAATGGATAATTGAAAGAGAGGCTTTTTATGAAAAGAATCTATTTAGATAACGCGGCAACAACAGCTGTTGACGAAGCGGTTCTGGCAGAAATGCTGCCATATTTTACAGAAAAATACGGAAATCCGTCCTCCATTTATGAGGAGGGCAGGGAAGCCAAGCGTGGTGTGGAGACTGCCAGACTGCAGCTCGCCCAGGCCATCAACGCAGACCCTAAGGAAATTTATTTCACAGCAGGCGGCTCTGAATCGGATAACTGGGCCATCAAGGGCGTGGCTTTGAAAAACAGAAAAAAGGGAAACCATATTATCACCACAGAAATCGAGCACCACGCAGTGCTGCACACCTGTGAATACCTTGAAAAGGAAGGCTTTGAGGTCACCTACCTTCCGGTTGACAAGGATGGGCTCATTTCGCTGGAAGAGCTTAAAAACGCCATCAAGGATGAGACCATTCTGGTTTCAATCATGTTTGCAAACAACGAGATCGGCACCATTGAACCCATTAAAGAAATCGGTGAAATCGTTAAGGCCAAGGGCATCATTTTCCATACTGATGCGGTACAGGCCTTTGGCAATGTTCCCATTGACGTAAAAGACCTGAATGTGGACCTGCTGTCCCTTTCCAGCCATAAAATTTATGGACCGAAGGGCATCGGCGCTCTGTATATCCGCAAGGGCGTTCCGATTGATAACCTGATCCACGGCGGCGCGCAGGAAAGAAGACGCCGCGCCGGTACAGAGAACACTGCCTCCATTGTCGGGTTCGGTAAAGCAGCGGAGATGGCTGCCAATGATCTGGAGGCCAATACAGCGCATTTACAGGAGCTCAGAGACGCTTTGATCAAGGGCGTTATGGAAAGAATCCCCCAGGTGCGTTTAAACGGACATCCAACCAAACGCTTACCGGGCAATGCGAATTTCTGCTTTGACTATATCGAGGGGGAATCCATTCTCCTGAGCCTTGACCTCATTGGGGTTGCGGGCTCCAGCGGATCGGCCTGCACCTCGGGCTCTCTCGACCCATCCCATGTACTGCTGGCCATCGGCCTGCCGGCCGGGATTGCCCACGGCTCCCTGCGTCTGACCATCGGCAAGCACACCACCATGGAGGACATCGAATACGTCGTCGACAATCTTGTCGGCATCATTGAGCGGCTGAGGAAAATGTCACCCATTGACGCCAACAGCCCCATTGACGATGCCGTTTATGACCACGATCAGCACCATCATCACTGAGAATGATGAAAGATAATTGATAAAATAAAGGAGAAAAAAATCATGATGGAATATACAGATAAAGTAATGGAAAACTTCCAAAACCCTAAAAATGTGGGCGAAATGGAAGATGCTAACGGAATCGGCCAGGTAGGCAGCCCCGCCTGCGGCGATATTATGAAAATGTACTTAAAGATCAACGATGACGGCATCGTTGAGGATGCCAGCTTCAAAACCTTTGGCTGCGGAGCCGCCATTGCGACCAGCAGCATGGCGACAGAAATGATCAAGGGTAAGACCCTTGAGGAAGCCGCTGCCCTGAAAAACTCCGAAGTGGTTGAAGCCCTCGGCGGACTTCCGACTGAAAAAATCCACTGTTCTGTCCTGGCGGCTGAAGCCATTCAGGCAGCCATTGAAGACTACAAATCAAAACACAACGCATAATCCGAAGATCAAAACGCTTTTCAATCATGAAAGGCGTTTTTTTATTTATGCAAAATCCTTTTGTTGGCAGAGCTGTAAAAAAGGGTATTAAAAAATAAGCAACTCATGATGCCGCAGGATTCGATAAAAGAAAGGGGGCGAAGCAATGGAGATGAACCAGAAAACAAAACGGTCGCTGATCGGAATCATTGTCCTGGCGCTGCTTTTGTGGGCAGGCCTTAAAAATATTGACGCTGTGTGGGGTGCTTTTCTGAGCCTGATGGGACTGATTTCACCCTTTATCATTGGCGCGGGCATTGCCTTTGTTTTAAATATTCCCATGAGCCTGATGGAAAGGCGCCTGTTTACCAGGGAGCGTTTAAAGGGAAAGCGGGTTCAGAAGCTTCGGAGGCCCCTGAGCATTCTGATGGCTTTTTTAATTCTTCTCGGTATTTTGGCGCTGGTTGTTTTTCTGGTGCTGCCTGAGCTGGTGAACGCCGTTCTGCTTTTCGCCAGAAGCTTTCCCACTGTTCTTGAGAACTTCCAGGGCTGGGCCATCCGCATTCTCGGTCAGCACTCCGAGGTTTCAGCCATTATACAGAAGCTGGATACCGGGGGGCTTGAAAGCCTGAACTGGGATATGATCAGCAAAAATCTGTTCTCCTTTTTCAGAGGCGGCGCCGCGGGATTTTTAAACACAACCCTGAACGTGGCGGCATCGGTCGCGGGCGGTGTGCTCCATACAGTGATCGGTGTTGTGGTGGCGGTTTACCTTCTTTTTCAAAAGGAGAGGCTGGGGCTTCAGACCAGAAAGCTTCTGTACGCCTGTCTGCCTGAAAAACGTGTTGACCGGATTCTTGACATTGCCAGACTCACCCAGGAAACCTTCAGCCACTTTGTCTCCGGGCAGTGTATTGAGGCTTTGATTCTGACGGCCATTTATGCTGTTGTGCTGTCAATTTTGCAGATGCCCTATGCCATGACCATCGCGGTGCTGATCGGCCTCTTTTCACTGATCCCTGTCTTTGGCGCCATTGTGGCCTGCTGCCTGGGCGCTTTTCTCATTTTAACAGCCAGCCCGGTCAAGGCGCTGATTTTTGTGATCAGCTGTTTTATCGTGCAGCATATCGAAGGAAATTTGATTTATCCGCACGTTGTGGGCAGCTCCATCGGCCTGTCACCGCTTTGGATTCTGGCCGCGGTCACCATTGGAGGGGGTGCTTTCGGTATTCTGGGCATCATTGTGATGATCCCGCTGTTCTCAGTGCTCTATACGCTGACCGGTGAGGCCGTAAACCACCGTCTTAGCCAAAGGCATATCGACCAGAAAAAGCTTTTAAAAAGATAGGAGTGATCCTGCGATTTGAAGAATTCTTGATCTTTCTTTCAAGACACCGCGGGAGCAAATATGCTATAATAAAGCCATAAACAGAAATAATAAAGTGAAGACAGAAAGGTGAAAAGATGAAAGCCAGTAATTTAATAAACACGCAGGTGTTTTTTGAAAATGATACGCGGCTTCGGGGCCTTGTGCGCGACATAAGAGTCCGCGATCACGAAATTGACTGCCTGGTTCTTTCAGAGGGCGGCCTGTTCAGTAAAGCTCAGATTATTTTCCCTGCGGACATCATTGAGGTCGATTATGACCATGTAACGCTCGGTGGGGACAAGGCCATAACCAAGCTGTCCGCAAAGGAAATGAAGGAGCGGCTGAAGCAGAGCTACTCTCTTGTGAACATTCCGGTTAAGGATGTGGACGGCAAACGCTTTGCCAGGGTTGCGGACGCTACGGTTTCAAAGGATTTTAAGGTTCAGGAGTACGATTTGTCCCGCAGCTTCTTTGACGATCTGGATTACGGCTACAGCCTTGTGGCGGCCGAGCATATGGAGTACCGTGACGAAAGCCTGAATTACGACCGGGATATGCTGGAAATGGACCGGACCCACCGGGAAGGCGGCATTCTGGAAAAGGTTCTGGGGGAGGAAGCGCATGAAAATATCACCCGATAAAAAACGAATTTTGATTGTCAATACCATTGTCGTCCTGATTTGTATCGCATTTGCGGTATTTTTATGGCCCACCTTCTCCGGGATGTTCATGCCGTTTTTTATGGCCATTATTTTGGCGTATCTCCTGAATCCACTGGTCAGGATATTTGAACGACGGGGCTCTGGGCGGGGGTTGTCCGTTCTCTTTGTCTGTATCATTGTCCTTTTGATTTTATTTGGCGTTTTTATGAGCTTTGTGCCCAGCCTGATCAGCAACATTGCCCAGATGGTGACCAACATTCCGTCAATGCTGCGGAATTTGCAGAATTACAGCGGACAGATTTCTGAACTTATTCAAAAATACAATGCTTCGGACATGTCCAAGTACTTTAACCTTGAGCAGAGCCTTTCCCAGGTAGCCGGAATGTTCGGCAGTATGCTGCAGGGGCTGTCAAACGCTCTTATCGCCAACAGCGGCCAGCTCATGAACATTATCATCGTTCCACTGGTTACGATTTTTCTTTTGCTGGACAAGGAGCTTTTTACCCAGTCGCTCATGTACCTGGTGCCCATTGACGCCAGAAATCCAGTCAAGAAGATGTTTTACGACATTGATATGGTGATCGGCGGCTTTATCCGCGGCCAGGGCCTTATGTCCATCATCGCCGGGATTTTGACCGGAGTGGGCGCTTACTTTATGGGGCTTCCCTACGCGCCCGTCATCGGCGTGATCGCGGGTGTAACGACCATGATTCCCTATTTTGGACCGGCAGTGGGCATGGTGGTTATCTGTATTATGGCCCTGCTTTCGAGCCCGATACAGATGGTTTATATCCTGATCTGGATGGCCATTGTCCAGGTGGTGTGCGGCAATCTGCTGGCGCCGGCGCTGATGTCCGGCAACGTGGGGCTGCACCCGGTCATCATCATCTTCTCAATCTTCTTCTTCGGCGCCATGTTCGGTGGCCTTGGGATGATTCTGGCAGTGCCGATCATGGGAACGGTCAAGGTAGTGCTGAAGTATCTGATCGCCGGTTTTGCGTCCTCCAAGGAAGAAATGTTCCGGTAAGCAGGCGTTAAGGAACAATTCAGAATAAGACTTGACAAAAGCGGGAACATTACATATAATTTGAATGTTAAGTAAATATGAATGCAATGAGAATGACAACCTTATGACAGACCATTCAGAGAGGAAACGGCTGGTGCGAGTTTCCATGGAAGTGATAAGGCCGCCCCATTTGAGCAGCGGTTCTGAAATCAGGAGAGTGTAAGAACCGACGGCAGACAGACCGTTATCTGTTTGAGTGAGCAAAGCGCCGCTTTGCTAATTTGGGTGGTACCGCGGAAATCGACTTCGTCCCTGTTTACAGGGGCGGAGTTTTATTTTTTTACTCAAAGCATCAATTATAATCCAAAACAAATTAAAAAAGGGAGAATGAAAACATGCAACCTTTAGGTTTAAACGAAATTCGTGAAAAGTTTCTAGCGTTCTTTGAGAGCAAAGGGCATTTAAGATTAAAGAGCTTCCCGCTGGTGCCGATCAACGACAAGAGCCTGCTCCTGATCAACTCCGGGATGGCGCCCATGAAGCCTTACTTTACCGGTGACGAGATTCCGCCGAGAAAACGGGTCACCACCTGCCAGAAATGTATCCGTACCCCAGACATTGAAAATGTCGGCAAGACAGCCCGTCATGGAACCTTCTTTGAAATGCTCGGGAATTTTTCCTTTGGGGATTACTTCAAAAATGAAGCGATTCCATGGGCGTGGGAATTCTGTACCGAGGTCATGGAGATGGACCCGGAAAAAATCTATGTCTCCATCTATTTAGACGACGATGAGGCCCACGACATCTGGCACGACAAAATCGGCGTGCCTGAGGAACGGATTGTGCGTCTGGGAAAAGAAGATAACTTCTGGGAACACGGACTGGGACCATGCGGCCCCTGCTCAGAGCTCTACTATGACCGCGGCGAAGAATACGGCTGTGGAAGTCCAGACTGCGCGCCAGGCTGTGAATGCGACCGCTATGTTGAGTTCTGGAACCTGGTATTCACCCAGTTTGACAAGGACGAGGAGGGCAACTACAATCCTCTGGCAAATCCGAACATTGATACCGGCATGGGCCTGGAACGTCTGGCAACCATTATGCAGGGCGTTGACAATATCTTCGAGGTTGATACCATCGGCCATATTTTGAACTATATCTGTAAAAAAGCCGGCGTTAAATACGGCGAAAACCAGCAGGACGACGTTTCAATCCGCGTGATTACCGATCATGTGCGCAGCGTGACCTTTATGATCGCTGACGGCGTAATGCCGGGAAACGAAGGACGCGGCTATGTCTTAAGACGTCTCTTAAGACGTGCGGCCCGCCACGGCAAGCTGCTTGGCATGCAGGAGCTTTTCCTTTACGATGTGGCAAAGGAAGTGGTCCGTGTCTCCTCCGGCGCTTATCCGGAGCTGGCTGAAAAGCAGGACTATATCCAGAAGCTCATCAGAATAGAAGAGGAACGCTTTAAGGAAACCATCGACCAGGGCTTAAGCCTGCTCGAAAAGGAGCTGGACAGCCTGATTGCCCAGGAAGAAAAAGTATTCCCGGGTCAGGGTGCCTTTAAGCTGTACGATACCTACGGTTTCCCATATGACCTGACCAAGGAAATCGTTGAGGAGCGCGGCCTGACACTGATCGCCAGCGAGTTTGAAGAAGCCATGCAGGAGCAGCGGGAACGTGCCCGTAAAGCCCGTGCGGAAAGCGATCTGGCCGTTTGGGCGGACGATCCCTTCAATCCGCTGGGACCAGACGCTCTGGTGGAATTTGTCGGCTATAATAATCTGGAATCAACCGGAAAAATCATCGGCCTGATCTCCGGAGGAGAGCTGGTGAGCGAAGTGCATGCCGGTGAGGATGTACTGGTGCTGTTGGACAAGACCTCCTTTTACGCTGAAAGCGGCGGCCAGGTCGGCGATAAGGGCCAGATCGTGGCAGGCGACAAGGTGATTGAAGTGACAGACTGTAAAAAAGGCAGCCTGAGCCGCCATCTCCACTACGGCAAGGTAGTCTCCGGAACCTTTAAAATGGGCGAGGAGGTAACCACAAAGGTTAACCGTGAGCTGCGCGCCGCAACCCAGAGAAACCATACCTCAACCCATCTGCTTCAGAAAGCATTAAAACAAGTGCTGGGCGATCATGTTGAGCAGGCAGGCTCCTTTGTATCGCCAGACCGTCTCCGCTTTGACTTTAACCACTTCCAGTCAATGACCCATGAGGAAAAACGCCAGGTAGAGGAAATTGTCAATAAGGCGATTCTGGAATCCATGGACGTCTCCATTTTTGAAACCAGCATCGACGAGGCCCGCTCCATGGGAGCGATGGCACTTTTCGGCGAAAAATACGGCGAGGTGGTCCGCGTTGTCAAGGTTGGGGATTTCAGCATTGAGCTTTGCGGCGGCTGCCATATCACCAACTCCGCCCAGGTCGGGATGTTTAAAATTCTGAGTGAAACGGGCGTTGCCGCCGGTATCCGGCGTATTGAGGCGGCCACAGGCATGAACGCAGTTTATCATGTGGAACAGATGGACGACACTTTGCTCGAAACCTCCGAAGCTCTGAAGACCAATCCGGACCACCTTCTGGAAAAGGTCACCGAGCTGGCAGAACAGAGCAAGCATAAAGAAAAAGTCATCAACGAGCTCAAGCATAAGTTTGCTGGCAACATGGTCATGGATATTCACCAGAAGGTGACCGTCATCGACGGCGTTCAGACCACCATCGCAGAGGTTGAGGGCGTGGACATGGAAGAGCTCCGCAACATCAGCGATATGCTTAAGGACCGCATGGGCTCCGGCATTGTGCTGCTGGGCACCAAGGGCAAGGAAAAGGTCAACTTTATCGCCACAGCCACCAAGGATATTCTCGGCAAGGGTTTCCATGCCGGCAAGCTTATTAAGGAAGTAGCGCAGATTGCAGGCGGCGGCGGCGGCGGACGTCCGGATATGGCCCAGGCTGGCGGCAAAAAGCCCGAAAAACTGGGAGAAGCCTTAGAAAAAGCTAAAGAAATCATCAAGAATCAGCTGGACTAAGCCTTTTCAAGAAAAAAAGCTTGTCTTTTGAAGGTTATTGCGTTAAAATAGGCGTAGACCAGTAAAGAGGAGGAATGGCAAAATGGATAGCAATACAGTATTTGATCGAGGGACCATCTTGTTTGACGTGAACAACGATAAAGCTAAAACAATTGATGAAGTCATGCAGGAAGTCAACAAGGCATTGATCGAAAAAGGATATAATCCCGTTAATCAAATCGTTGGTTATGTTATGTCAGGCGATCCGACTTATATTACAAGCCATAATGATGCCCGTAACTTAATCCAGAAAATCGAACGCGATGAACTTCTTGAAGAGCTGGTGAAACGCTATTTGAGCAGTATTCAAGAATAACGAGCTTATAGATGAACACAGGTCTTAGGCGAATTTTAACATTTGCCTAAGACTTTTTATTTCTATTGTAAAGGAGAGCCGAGGATCTTTTTTCCAATAGAAATAAACAGGAAATGACGGATTATGGAATATCGTAAACTGGGACAGACGGGTATTGAGGTTTCAAGGCTCTGCTTTGGAAGCCTGACCATCGGTCCGCTGCAGAAAAACAAAACATTGGAAGAAAGCCGCCCGATCATTGAAGCGGCTCTGGAGGCCGGGATCAATTTTTTTGATACGGCCGATCTATATAATTGCTACCCTTACCTGAAGCAGGCCCTGGAAATCAAGAAGGATCTGGTCATCTGTACCAAGTCCTATGATTATTCGGCCGAGGGAGCAGCCAAAAGCCTGGACAGGGCCCTGCGTGAGCTTGGACGGGATTACGTCGATCTCTATATGCTGCATGAGCAGGAAAGCCGCCTGACCTTTGAAGGCCACTGGGAAGCCATTGAGTATCTTCTGAAAATGAAGGAGAAGGGCGTTATCCGCGCTTTTGGCATATCCACCCACCGGGTTGAGGGGGTGCGTGATGCGGCGGACTTTGACGAGATCGAGGTTGTTTTTCCCCTCATTAACCTGACAGGTATTGGCATTGAGGATGGAAGCCGCGAGGATATGGAAGCCGCAATTCTTAAGGCCAAGCAGGCCGGGAAGGGCGTTTTTGGCATGAAGCCCCTGGGCGGCGGTAACCTGCTGGCCAGCAAGGAAGCCTGCTTCGACTATATCCTGGGTCTGGAAACCCTGGACGCCATCGCCTTTGGCATGCAGTCTGTAGACGAGGTGCGCTACAATGTGGCCAAAGTAAACGGAGAGCCCATTGGAGCAGCGCTTGAGAAACGTGTGGCAGGCGCAGAAAAAAGCCTTCATATCAGTGACTGGTGCGAGGGCTGCGGCGAGTGCGCTGCCCATTGCAGCCAGAAAGCACTCACAATTATTGATGGAAAAGCACAGGTGGACCACTCAAAGTGTCTGACCTGCTGTTATTGTGCGGCCTATTGTCCGCTTTTTTGTATAAAGGTCATCTAGTATTGAACCGGCTGACTTTGGGTATAAAACTGGAAAGAGAAAAAATTTATGGCAACAAAACGTATACTCGGCCTTGACGTCGGGGATAAATATATTGGCATCGCAGTCAGTGACCCGCTGGGCATAACCGCCCAGGGCTACAGAACCTGGAAACGCGGGACACGTGACGACGATCTGGCTTTTTTTAAAGACGTGGTGGAACAGTTTAATGTGACCACCCTGGTATCTGGCCTTCCTAAGGATATGGAAGGGAACGAGACCGCCCAGGCCCGCAAGACCCGCAATTTTTGCCAGTTCCTGAAAAAACGGCTGAACCTGGAGGTCGTCTATATTGATGAACGGCTAACCTCAAAGGCATCGGAGCGGATTTTGATTGAAGGCGGAGTGCGCCGGGAGAAACGCAAGGATTACATTGACACTCTGGCGGCCCAGATGATCCTCCAGGTCTATCTGGACAGCAGCATGAACACAAAAGAAGGATATTAAAGCTGAATTAAGCATAATAATATAAACTAAATTTAAAGAAAACGAGGTATTTAAACATGGAAGACAACAAAGTTACATTATTGGATGAAGACGGCGTAGAACGCGTATTTGAGCTGGTGGTCAGCTTTGACATTGAAGATAAAACCTATGTCCTCTTAGCAGAAGACGAAGAAAGCGAAGATGTATTCCCATTCGTTATCCGCGAGGATGAAAACGGCGAAGAAACCCTGTACCCGGTCGAAAGCGAAGAAGAATTCGCCCTGATCGAACAGACCTATGAACAGCTGATGGAAGAAGATGATGACGATGAAGAATGCGGCTGTGGCTGCGGCTGCGGTGGAGACCATCAGGAATAATAATGGAGCTGAGCAGCTTCCCCATCGTTGAGGGGGAATTTATCGCCAGACCCAACCGGTTTATTGCCCGGGTTATGATTGATACAGACAGCGCCCCACGTGAAATTATGGCGCATGTAGCAAATACCGGCCGGATGCGGGAGCTTCTCGTGCCCGGCGCCCGGGTTCAAATGGCCTTTAATCCGTCGCCAAAGCGAAAGACGGATTTTACATTACTGACAGTCTGGTACAAAGGTACCTGGGTTTGCATACATTCAACCATGGCCAACGCCCTTGCCTTTGAGTTTATGGAAAAAGCCCCGGACATCTGTCAGCTTAAAAGGGAAGTGACCTACGGCAAAAGCCGGTTTGACCTGGCTTTTGAACGGGAGGGGCACCCCTGTTTGTACGAAGTGAAAAGCGCTAACCTGGTGGTTGGTGCTGCGGCGATGTTTCCAGACGCCCCCACCGAAAGGGGCTGTAAACACCTGGAAGAACTGATGCAGGCGCATAAAGAAGGTTATGAGGCCGGTGTGCTCTTCGTTGTACAAAGAGAGGACGTCCGTTTTTTTACGCCCAATATTGCCACCGATCCGCTGTTTTCAGGACTGCTTAAAAAGGGTTATGAAGAGGGCTTGGTCGTTCGCGCCTTAAGGTGTGTCATTCGAGGAAACACAATAACAATTGATTCAGAAATACCGGTCTGTTTTGAGACAGCCGGACGGATATAAAATAATGAAAGGAGATTATTTTGATCGAAACACAACAGAATAAAAACGAAAACAAAAACGAGAACAGAAACCAGAACCGTCAGAACCACCGGCCCAAGAGAAGGAACCATCCACCGAAGCAGAAAGACAAGCTTAAGGTAATTCCCATTGGAGGCCTTGGCGAAATCGGAAAAAACATGACGGTTTTTGAATACAAGGACGAGATGATCATCGTTGACTGCGGCTTAAAATTCCCGGATGATGAAATGTATGGCATTGACATTGTCCTGCCGGATTTCAGCTATATCGCCGAAAACGTCGATAAGCTGAAGGGGCTTTTTATCACCCACGGACATGAGGACCACATCGGGGGTATTGTCTATCTGGTTAAAAAGCTGGGCATCACTGTTCCCATCTATGCCACCAAATTTACCATGGGTCTCATCGACAAAAAGCTTGTTGAGCACCGCCTGACGACCAAAGTGGACCGTCAGATTGTGAAGGCAGGCGACCGTGTGCAGACTGGTAATTTCGAGGTTGAGTTCATTCGCGTTAACCACAGCGTAGCCGATTCCGCGGCCCTTTACATTAAAACACCGGCCGCCACCGTCCTGCATACGGGCGATTTCAAGATTGACTACCAGCCCATTGACGGCGAAATCATGGACTTGCAGCGTATTGCAAAGCTGGGAAGCCAGGGCATCGACCTTTTGATGGCCGACAGCACCAATGTTGAGGAAGCTGGCTTCACCCCTTCGGAAAGCTCCGTTGGCGCCACCTTCTACAACCTGTTCAGGGGCTGTAAAAACCGGATCATCATTACCACCTTTGCCTCCAACGTGCACCGTGTCCAGCAGATCATTGACGCGGCCGCCAGCTATAAGCGCAAGGTCATTATCAATGGCCGGAGCATGGAAAACATGGTAGAGGTCGCCTCTGATCTGGGTTATCTGAAAATACCCAAGAATATCCTCATCGATATCAAGGATATGAAGAGCTATAAAGACAGCGAGCTGGTCATCATCACCACCGGCAGCCAGG
This window contains:
- a CDS encoding ribonuclease J, with the translated sequence MIETQQNKNENKNENRNQNRQNHRPKRRNHPPKQKDKLKVIPIGGLGEIGKNMTVFEYKDEMIIVDCGLKFPDDEMYGIDIVLPDFSYIAENVDKLKGLFITHGHEDHIGGIVYLVKKLGITVPIYATKFTMGLIDKKLVEHRLTTKVDRQIVKAGDRVQTGNFEVEFIRVNHSVADSAALYIKTPAATVLHTGDFKIDYQPIDGEIMDLQRIAKLGSQGIDLLMADSTNVEEAGFTPSESSVGATFYNLFRGCKNRIIITTFASNVHRVQQIIDAAASYKRKVIINGRSMENMVEVASDLGYLKIPKNILIDIKDMKSYKDSELVIITTGSQGEPMAALGRMAHGEHRFLNIKKEDTVIISASPVPGNEKMVSEIIDKLVDLGSEVVYKKFADIHVSGHARQEELKLVQTLVKPRFFLPVHGEARMLVHHAALAESVGTDKRNILIAENGSIVEVDHRSCKITGKVQAEPVLVDGLGVGDIGNIVLNDRKRLSEDGLFIVVVTMHKGKAISGPDIISRGFVYVRESEELINTARDEVKKALLACEEKGVVDWSSIKNEIRESLFRYLYSQTNRKPMILPILMEV